One window from the genome of Methanomassiliicoccales archaeon encodes:
- the mvk gene encoding mevalonate kinase, with the protein MSKGKGLSVVASAPGKVILLGEHAVVFGQPAIAVAIDQRLLCSITPSDSFTLNGHPLNERTHAYVGVATSMFWKGGPLAIETTSEFPSGSGLGSSAAVSVAALGAIEAMQGQLEVKNVARNAFEIESLVQGRASPIDTSTSAHGKGIFVNNVKGDDFIWELAKDTRHWDIHHCEVPELNLVVGFTGISAATGPLVAKVKRFADKSRFAREVIEEIGQLTIEGREALRHNDPVKLGSLMTRDQKLLAILGVSCQALDDLIDASLPLSYGAKLTGAGGGGSMVALTDRPDQVAEVIRSKGGYPIKVRTGVPGVTIETPDVRK; encoded by the coding sequence CTTCGGCCAACCGGCCATAGCGGTGGCCATCGATCAGCGGCTGCTCTGTTCCATCACCCCGTCGGACTCGTTCACTCTCAACGGACATCCTTTGAACGAGAGGACCCATGCCTATGTAGGGGTAGCGACCAGCATGTTCTGGAAGGGCGGTCCGCTGGCCATCGAGACCACGTCGGAGTTCCCGTCGGGCTCTGGGTTGGGCTCGTCCGCGGCCGTGTCCGTCGCAGCCTTGGGGGCCATAGAGGCGATGCAGGGGCAGCTTGAGGTAAAGAACGTCGCCCGGAACGCGTTCGAGATCGAATCATTGGTCCAAGGCCGGGCCAGTCCGATCGACACATCGACCAGTGCGCATGGAAAAGGGATATTCGTCAACAATGTCAAGGGCGACGATTTCATATGGGAATTGGCCAAGGACACCAGGCACTGGGACATCCATCATTGCGAAGTGCCGGAGCTGAACCTGGTGGTCGGGTTCACCGGCATATCGGCGGCCACCGGGCCGCTCGTCGCCAAGGTGAAGCGGTTTGCGGACAAGAGCCGGTTCGCCCGCGAGGTCATCGAGGAGATCGGTCAATTGACCATCGAAGGTCGCGAGGCTCTCCGTCACAACGATCCGGTCAAGCTCGGTTCGCTCATGACCCGGGACCAGAAGCTGTTGGCGATCCTCGGTGTATCGTGCCAGGCATTGGACGACCTGATCGACGCCTCCCTCCCGCTGTCCTACGGGGCCAAGCTGACCGGGGCCGGTGGCGGGGGAAGCATGGTGGCGCTCACGGACCGGCCGGACCAGGTGGCCGAGGTGATCAGAAGCAAGGGAGGATATCCCATCAAGGTCAGGACCGGCGTGCCTGGCGTGACAATAGAAACGCCCGATGTCAGAAAATAA